The genomic stretch GCCCGCTGTCGGTAGTGATTTTTAACGTCACAAAGTTGCGACCCGGACAAGTGACAAAGACTTCAGCATTCACGATTTTCATCGGTTACGACCTTTTGCAGTAAAAGTTAGATGCAGTTTCTTTGGCTATAAATACGTCAGATATTAACTACCATACAAGTATGTAAATCTGTTTTTGCCGGAGGCGATCACATTTTGAGCGGAGATTTCAGCAAAAAAAGTCAGCAGAGCAGAAATGAAAACGCCTGCAACAGGCAGGCGTTTCAGGGGAGTGAAAGTTGAGAAAGATTATTCCGCCAGCCCCATCACTTCATCCCAGACGGCATCGTCGACGGGAATGCCGAGACGGCGGTTTTGTTCGCGGTTTAACGCCGCCGTCTGGCCGGGATAACGCACATCGCGGCTGTTTTCGGCGGGCTCTGACTGATTCACGTAATCTGCCACGCTGTCGGCCATGCGTTCGGTGAATTGTGTGCCGCCAAGCTGCGCCGGATCGAAGACCATGAAAATCTGGCTCGCGCCGGTGCAACTGCCTTCGCCAATTTTATCGATTTCATTTGTCGGCGAACCGGCGGAGAGCAGTGCGGCCATGGCGTCGAGCACAATCGCCAGGCCGGAACCTTTCCAGTAACCGGTGGGCAAAATGCGCATGGATGCCTCAATCGGGCCGGGATCGTCGGTGAGATTTCCCTGGCTGTCATAACCGCCGGGATACGGCAGTTTTTCATTTTTCAGCCGCGTTACCTGCAACTTGCCGTAGGAATATTGCGACATCGCCATATCCAGCACGATCGGGCCTTTGGCTCTGGGCACCGCCATCACAAACGGGTTATTGCCGATGCGGGTATTTTTGCCGCCCCAGGCGGGCATGCACGATTCGGTGTTCGTCCAGCAAATAGCCGCCATGCCGCGTGTGGCGGCGTGCCAGCCATAACTTCCGCCGCGCATCCAGTGGCTGCTGTTTTTCATGGCGACAATCCCGACGCCGTATTCTTTTGCCATTTCGGCGGCTTTTTCGACGGCGAACAGCGCATTAGTGATGCCGATGCCGCGATTGCCGTTATAGATGGCGATGGCGCCGAGCGATTTTTCCTGCTCGGGTTTGGCGTGAATATTAATCCACCCTTTTTGCACGTAATCGACAAAGCGCGCTACCCGGTTCAGGCCGTGCGAGGCAATGCCGTCGCAGCTCGATTCGGTGTGGATCCGCGCACACGTCCGCGCGCTTTCTTCATCCAGCCCCGCGTTGAGCAAGGCGCGCTGGATGGTTTGTTGCATCAGGCTGAATTCAATTCTTTGCATTGTCGGCTCCGGTGGAAAGTTCAGGTGAGGTCAGCGGGGAATGGCCTTCGGCCTGGCTAAGAATAGTGTTATCACCCCAACATTTTTCGTAAGGCCAGCCGGTCAGTTGCTCGGCGATTAAACGGGTTTCCGGCGTCACATCATATTTACTGCCACCGGCTTTCAGACGTTCAATTTCATTGACCAGCAGGGAATGGTTATGGCGGGTCAGGCGAAACTTCATGGCGCTGTAAAGGCCAATCAGCAGGAAGACCACCGAGCCTGTGCCAAAGACCAGCGTAATTCCGTAAACCGCTTCCGCGGGTTGCGTCGCGCTTTTCGGCGTAAATCCGTAATGTTGTAATAGCAGGCCCACGGTAAATAACGCCACGGCCTGAACGGCTTTACGCACAAAAGTCATCACGCCGGCGAAAATACCTTCACGGCGTTTTCCGGTCAGCATTTCATCGACATCCGGAATAAAACTGTAGATATTCCAGCAGACATAGCTGGTCCCGGAACGTCCGACGCCCATTAAAATAACGGAGAGATAAATCAGTGCCATATTAAAAGGCAGTTGCAAAAGATGAATGGATAAAAATAACCCGACGCTTGCCAGCATAAATAATTGCGCGATGCGGTACGCGGAACCATTACCTAACTTCATACACAGGAAAATAAATAAGGCCACGCAGACAAACTGAGTCAGCGTCATGAGCGTCATCGCATTGGACGCCGTCACGGCATTTTGCCCGAGGACAAAAATAATGTAGTACGCAAGCACGGCACCGAGAACATCCAGCGCGACATAACCGCCCAGATACATCCCGACGTGCTGGCGAAAAGTCCGCACCTTCATGGTGGAAACCAGGGATTTAAACAGGTGCTTCATGTCACGTCGGAAAGACAATTTTGGCGTGTCCACATCAACGGGGATCGGGCGTTCCCAGGTGTAGAAATAGAGCAGCAGGATCACCACGGCGAACAGCACGCCAAATATGACGCCCATAATCAGAAATGATGAAGATGAATCTTCGCCGAGATACGCAATAATTCGTCCCGGAAGCCAGGCGGCTAATATTGCCGCGCCGGTTGAAAAGAACATTCTGACGCCGGTGAGTTTGGTGCGCATTTTAAAACTGGAGGTCATTTCTGCCGCCAGCGTTTCATAAGGCACAATCGCCAGCGTATAAGCCGCGTAGAATAAAATATACGTAAACAGGTAATACCAGAACCCCATGCCGCTGACCCACATAATAATGTATGTCACCATAATCAGCGGTGCGCCAAGTAAGAAGAAGAACCCGCGACGGCCATATTTTTTACCCAACGGATGACGATAAAAATTATCGGTCACATATCCCATCAGCGGATCGAAAAAGGCATCCAGCAACCGGGCAGAAGCAATAACGGCACCGGCCTCCGCCGGGCTTAATCCGGCGTATGTGGTATAGAAAAACATAATCCATAAACCTAATACCGCAAAACAACCGCCGCCGAAGAAATCGCCTCCGCCATAGGCCAGCATATTTTTGAGTGATATCGGTCTTTCTTTATGATGATTAATCATAATACCCCTGTGTTCCGTATTATTTTTGGCTATATCGGATAAGTCAGAGTCGCGAAAAACAAACTTATTAGGATGCCCGCAGACGTTCAGGAATCAATATTCCCTCGACGTTGGCAGAATAAAACTAGGCAATAGGCGTCTACCATACAAGTATGTGAATCGGGATTTATCGGAAGGGATCACAAAAATTAACGCGAATACCCTCTGTACTGTAAGGCAGATCACAGTACAGAGAATGAGCAGGGAGGGCAGGAGAAGTTCGGGGAATTAGCCGAGTAAGTCGCAGTTTGGCGGCAGGCGGCACTGAATGGCGTTGGGGAGCACTTCAATACGGAACTGTTTTCCGGTCAGCGGTTCGCCGTCGAGATTGAACGTCATGTCGTGCGGCGCGTTGATTTCCAGCCACGGCAGGCTGGCAGAAACGATGTTCTTGTTTTCTTCATTGTTGATCAGGCTGCGCAGGAAAGAGGGCAACAGCTCTTCGGAGGTAAGCAAACGCAGCTGCAATAATCCGTCGTTAATCAGTGCGTCCGGGCAAATTTGCTGGCCGCCGCCGGCCTGACGCCCGTTGCCAATACCGATGACCAGCGCGTCGCCCTGCCAGTTGAAATCCGGCCCTTTGATTTCGCAGCGGTCTGCTTTCAGCGTATCAAGGCGTAAAAGTCCGTGGATAAAATAGGAAACGCCGCCGAGTGCGGCTTTCAGTTTTTCCGGCGTTTC from Rahnella sikkimica encodes the following:
- the yiaK gene encoding 3-dehydro-L-gulonate 2-dehydrogenase translates to MQRIEFSLMQQTIQRALLNAGLDEESARTCARIHTESSCDGIASHGLNRVARFVDYVQKGWINIHAKPEQEKSLGAIAIYNGNRGIGITNALFAVEKAAEMAKEYGVGIVAMKNSSHWMRGGSYGWHAATRGMAAICWTNTESCMPAWGGKNTRIGNNPFVMAVPRAKGPIVLDMAMSQYSYGKLQVTRLKNEKLPYPGGYDSQGNLTDDPGPIEASMRILPTGYWKGSGLAIVLDAMAALLSAGSPTNEIDKIGEGSCTGASQIFMVFDPAQLGGTQFTERMADSVADYVNQSEPAENSRDVRYPGQTAALNREQNRRLGIPVDDAVWDEVMGLAE
- a CDS encoding MFS transporter; the protein is MINHHKERPISLKNMLAYGGGDFFGGGCFAVLGLWIMFFYTTYAGLSPAEAGAVIASARLLDAFFDPLMGYVTDNFYRHPLGKKYGRRGFFFLLGAPLIMVTYIIMWVSGMGFWYYLFTYILFYAAYTLAIVPYETLAAEMTSSFKMRTKLTGVRMFFSTGAAILAAWLPGRIIAYLGEDSSSSFLIMGVIFGVLFAVVILLLYFYTWERPIPVDVDTPKLSFRRDMKHLFKSLVSTMKVRTFRQHVGMYLGGYVALDVLGAVLAYYIIFVLGQNAVTASNAMTLMTLTQFVCVALFIFLCMKLGNGSAYRIAQLFMLASVGLFLSIHLLQLPFNMALIYLSVILMGVGRSGTSYVCWNIYSFIPDVDEMLTGKRREGIFAGVMTFVRKAVQAVALFTVGLLLQHYGFTPKSATQPAEAVYGITLVFGTGSVVFLLIGLYSAMKFRLTRHNHSLLVNEIERLKAGGSKYDVTPETRLIAEQLTGWPYEKCWGDNTILSQAEGHSPLTSPELSTGADNAKN
- the yegS gene encoding lipid kinase YegS, which produces MTDTGAALLILNGKGAGNEELRQAVGALREEGVELSVRVTWEHGDAARYVAEAINLGCETVIAGGGDGTINEVAGALAWLGEKAPVLGIIPLGTANDFATACNIPLSPEQALQLAVKGRVVDIDLAKVNDRHFFINMATGGFGTRITTETPEKLKAALGGVSYFIHGLLRLDTLKADRCEIKGPDFNWQGDALVIGIGNGRQAGGGQQICPDALINDGLLQLRLLTSEELLPSFLRSLINNEENKNIVSASLPWLEINAPHDMTFNLDGEPLTGKQFRIEVLPNAIQCRLPPNCDLLG